One segment of Anatilimnocola aggregata DNA contains the following:
- a CDS encoding heparan-alpha-glucosaminide N-acetyltransferase domain-containing protein produces the protein MRFPSIDILRTFAIFVMVLVHFGENLSGFTSPFTGFGAPLFAFLSGVSYYLWVQGQTARGTSEEDISKVSIRRGLFVIGIGFAFNILVWLPEDTFNWDVLTFVGTALILLNGFRRLPLPIVVLAAAMALLVSPIFRGQADYAAYWENGYFECDLTLSDVLIGFLCTGYFPIFPWIAFSLGGYVAAATLFAETDNDEPLPSLWPLVLLGAALIATSLLARLSRPYLPAVLANNYLGGWTMFPPTIGYVLGTLGMTLMLLGLAHRLIDHNPRALRWNGLLNIAKTFSRYSFTIYILHHVVHLWPLWIYGWANGFEPTYFWMKAMPITTSLLLALVFLAGCYGILRRLGPDRTYGIESWMRWLCD, from the coding sequence ATGCGATTTCCTTCGATAGATATCCTTCGTACCTTCGCCATCTTTGTGATGGTGCTGGTACACTTCGGCGAGAACCTGTCCGGCTTCACGTCGCCATTCACCGGTTTTGGGGCACCGCTGTTCGCATTCCTCAGTGGCGTTAGTTATTACCTTTGGGTGCAAGGGCAGACAGCCCGCGGCACGAGTGAAGAAGATATCTCCAAGGTCTCCATCCGCCGTGGCCTGTTTGTGATCGGTATCGGCTTCGCGTTCAACATTCTCGTGTGGCTGCCCGAAGATACCTTCAACTGGGATGTTCTCACGTTTGTGGGTACCGCTCTGATACTGCTCAATGGTTTTCGCCGCCTGCCGCTGCCGATCGTAGTGCTGGCCGCAGCGATGGCACTGCTGGTGAGTCCCATCTTTCGCGGGCAAGCCGATTATGCCGCCTATTGGGAAAACGGTTACTTCGAATGCGACCTCACATTGTCCGATGTGCTGATCGGCTTTTTGTGTACCGGCTACTTTCCCATCTTCCCTTGGATCGCATTTTCGCTGGGCGGATATGTCGCCGCCGCCACGCTGTTCGCCGAGACCGACAACGACGAACCGCTCCCCTCGCTTTGGCCGCTGGTTCTGTTAGGGGCCGCGTTGATCGCGACATCGCTGCTCGCGCGTCTGTCACGGCCGTACTTGCCGGCGGTGCTCGCCAACAACTACTTGGGGGGCTGGACCATGTTTCCACCCACGATTGGATACGTGCTCGGAACCTTGGGGATGACCCTGATGCTGCTGGGACTCGCGCACCGCTTGATCGATCACAACCCACGGGCCTTGCGATGGAATGGCTTGCTTAACATCGCCAAAACGTTCAGTCGTTATTCATTCACCATCTACATCTTGCATCATGTGGTTCACTTGTGGCCCCTCTGGATCTACGGCTGGGCCAATGGCTTCGAGCCGACCTATTTTTGGATGAAGGCGATGCCGATCACGACGTCGCTCCTGCTGGCCCTCGTGTTTCTCGCCGGCTGCTATGGCATCCTGCGACGACTTGGCCCTGATCGAACCTACGGCATTGAATCGTGGATGCGTTGGCTCTGTGATTGA
- a CDS encoding flavin monoamine oxidase family protein yields MYIPRIGIVGGGPGGLMTAYMLQKLANCPLEVTLFEASPRLGGKILTPQFATFPIRYEAGAAEFYDYSQFDDDPLKELIMELGLPIRPMGGPSVVMNGQILENWDDIREQLGSSAYQSLVQFDRRAKDRMTPQEFYHSDNPEGTTELVEEKRFDDLLTTVAEPTARGYIENMIHSDLATEPAQTSIGYGLQNYLMNDPAYMHLYGIEGGNERLVQEVAARIDAHVRLQSPVQSVEKVGRQLRIASNHQGVPSEDDFDYVVLALPHNRFNTVAYRGETLAAALRSHHAHYDYPTHYLRITILFEQPFWRTSCTDSYWMLDKFGGCCLYDESSRDPNITHGVLGWLLAGQAAEEMSDRDDEELLAQALDSLPFFLEPGRHTMLEGRVHRWTGAVNAIPGGLQARTLDRRHQPEPEDHPNLFVVGDYLFDSTLNGVLESAQYVASWLAARLTIYSESDT; encoded by the coding sequence TTGGGAGGAAAAATCTTAACGCCGCAGTTTGCGACTTTTCCCATTCGCTATGAAGCAGGAGCTGCGGAATTCTACGACTATTCCCAGTTTGATGACGATCCGCTGAAAGAACTGATCATGGAATTGGGGCTCCCCATTCGCCCTATGGGTGGCCCATCTGTCGTGATGAATGGCCAGATTCTGGAGAACTGGGATGACATTCGGGAGCAACTGGGCTCGTCAGCCTATCAGTCGCTTGTACAGTTCGATCGGCGTGCGAAAGACCGTATGACGCCGCAAGAGTTCTATCATTCCGACAACCCCGAGGGAACGACGGAGCTTGTCGAGGAGAAACGCTTCGATGACCTGCTGACAACCGTCGCTGAACCAACTGCTCGGGGCTACATCGAAAACATGATCCATAGCGATCTAGCGACCGAGCCGGCGCAGACCAGTATCGGCTATGGCCTGCAGAATTACTTGATGAACGATCCGGCCTACATGCACCTGTATGGCATCGAAGGAGGGAACGAGCGGTTGGTCCAGGAAGTGGCGGCCCGAATCGACGCCCACGTCCGGCTGCAATCACCGGTTCAATCGGTAGAGAAAGTCGGACGGCAGCTTCGCATCGCGTCCAATCACCAAGGCGTGCCAAGTGAAGACGATTTCGATTACGTCGTACTCGCGCTCCCTCACAACCGCTTCAACACGGTTGCTTATCGTGGCGAGACGCTGGCAGCAGCCCTGCGTTCGCATCATGCGCACTATGATTATCCCACGCATTATCTGCGAATCACCATTTTGTTCGAGCAACCGTTCTGGCGCACTTCCTGCACCGACTCCTACTGGATGCTCGACAAATTTGGGGGATGTTGTTTGTACGACGAGTCTTCGCGTGACCCCAACATCACCCACGGCGTGCTGGGGTGGCTGTTGGCCGGTCAAGCGGCTGAAGAAATGAGCGACCGCGACGACGAGGAATTGCTGGCACAAGCGCTCGATTCCCTCCCTTTCTTCCTGGAGCCTGGTCGGCACACCATGTTGGAAGGGCGAGTGCATCGATGGACCGGCGCGGTCAATGCCATTCCTGGCGGCTTACAAGCTCGGACTCTTGATCGCCGACATCAACCCGAACCCGAGGACCATCCCAATTTGTTTGTGGTGGGGGATTATTTGTTTGATTCAACTTTGAATGGCGTGCTCGAGTCTGCGCAGTATGTAGCATCGTGGTTGGCAGCACGGTTGACGATTTATTCCGAAAGTGACACATGA
- a CDS encoding DUF1501 domain-containing protein, protein MTNPFNNPQFADSLNRRIFLQGSTAVGLSALTGLLQPSAAAAPSAAATPHPALAGLPHFAPKAKRIIYLFQSGAPSQMDLFDPKPEMEKHRGEDLPASIRKGQRLTTMTSGQKTFPVAPSMFKFAQHGNGGMWFSELTPAMAKLADKFCMIRSMYTEAINHDPAITFCQTGHQLAGRPSIGSWVTYGLGSVCENLPAYVVLTSFGSGRPDDQPLYDRLWGSGFLPSQHQGVKFRNSGDAVLYLSNPPGVTAEARRGTLDRLAALNGQHGAVVGDPEIQTRIAQYEMAFRMQTSVPDLLNISKESQETLDLYGKDVKRPGSYAANCLLARRLAERDVRCVQLFHMGWDHHGSLPAAIKGQCKDTDQATAALITDLEQRGLLDETLIVWGGEFGRTIYSQGGLTATNYGRDHHPRCFTVLLAGAGIKGGLTYGATDDYCYNITESPVHVHDLNATLLHLLGVDHERLTFKYQGRDFRLTDIHGHVVKGVLS, encoded by the coding sequence ATGACCAATCCATTTAATAATCCTCAATTCGCCGACTCACTCAATCGCCGCATCTTCTTGCAGGGGAGCACGGCGGTCGGCTTGTCAGCACTTACTGGCTTACTGCAGCCATCGGCCGCCGCTGCGCCGAGCGCTGCAGCCACTCCGCATCCAGCGCTCGCTGGTCTGCCGCACTTTGCACCCAAGGCAAAACGGATCATTTACCTGTTCCAGTCCGGCGCGCCGTCGCAGATGGATCTCTTCGATCCTAAGCCGGAAATGGAGAAGCATCGCGGCGAAGATTTGCCCGCGTCGATCCGGAAGGGGCAGCGCTTGACGACGATGACGTCCGGACAAAAGACGTTTCCCGTCGCCCCTTCGATGTTCAAGTTCGCCCAGCATGGCAACGGCGGCATGTGGTTCAGCGAACTCACGCCCGCGATGGCCAAGCTGGCCGACAAGTTCTGCATGATTCGCTCGATGTACACCGAGGCGATCAACCACGACCCGGCCATCACGTTCTGCCAGACCGGACATCAACTGGCTGGCCGACCGAGCATCGGCTCTTGGGTCACTTATGGCCTGGGCAGTGTCTGCGAGAATCTGCCAGCCTACGTCGTGCTAACTTCGTTCGGCAGCGGCCGGCCCGATGATCAACCTCTCTACGATCGTTTGTGGGGTTCGGGCTTTTTGCCGTCGCAACATCAGGGCGTGAAGTTTCGCAATTCGGGCGATGCTGTGCTGTATCTTTCGAACCCGCCCGGCGTCACTGCCGAGGCCCGCCGCGGCACGCTCGATCGCCTGGCCGCGCTCAACGGCCAACATGGCGCAGTGGTCGGCGATCCGGAAATCCAAACCCGCATCGCGCAATACGAAATGGCCTTTCGCATGCAGACCAGCGTGCCGGATCTGCTCAACATTTCGAAAGAGTCGCAGGAAACACTCGATCTTTACGGGAAGGACGTGAAGCGTCCCGGCAGTTATGCGGCCAATTGTCTGCTCGCGCGTCGGCTCGCCGAGCGCGACGTCCGTTGCGTGCAGTTGTTCCACATGGGTTGGGATCATCACGGCAGCTTGCCGGCCGCGATCAAGGGCCAATGCAAGGACACCGACCAGGCGACGGCCGCCCTCATCACTGATCTCGAACAGCGCGGACTGCTGGACGAGACGCTCATCGTGTGGGGCGGCGAATTTGGCCGCACCATCTACTCGCAAGGCGGATTAACAGCGACAAACTACGGCCGCGACCATCACCCGCGCTGCTTCACGGTGCTGCTCGCCGGCGCCGGCATCAAAGGTGGCCTCACCTACGGCGCGACCGACGACTATTGTTACAACATCACCGAGAGCCCTGTCCACGTGCATGATCTTAACGCCACACTCCTGCACCTGTTGGGCGTTGATCACGAACGGCTTACATTCAAGTATCAGGGCCGTGACTTCCGACTGACGGACATTCACGGGCACGTTGTGAAGGGCGTTTTAAGTTAG